One Coleofasciculus sp. FACHB-T130 DNA segment encodes these proteins:
- a CDS encoding NifU family protein, with protein sequence MSQTLALTSENVEQVLDELRPYLMSDGGNVELVDIDGPVVKLRLQGACGSCPSSAMTLRMGIERRLREFIPEIAEVEQVL encoded by the coding sequence ATGTCACAAACACTGGCACTGACTTCAGAAAACGTCGAACAAGTTTTGGATGAACTGCGCCCTTACTTAATGTCCGATGGTGGTAACGTTGAGCTGGTAGACATCGACGGTCCAGTCGTGAAGCTACGCCTCCAAGGAGCCTGCGGATCTTGCCCTAGTTCAGCAATGACGCTGAGAATGGGAATTGAGCGCCGCTTGCGTGAATTTATCCCCGAAATTGCCGAAGTTGAGCAAGTCCTTTAA
- a CDS encoding DUF3386 domain-containing protein translates to MTEQANARDLFRAAYENRYTWDTNFPGYSADVELKQGDEVYKGKIRINSDMTVEVTGIEDETVQESIYTQLRDIVTHRKRGSFDKAHGKNEFNLGETDASGATEILVKGDAMGSNYKIRGTEICQVSRVMGRMAFVIDTAESLDTGEGYAASRYDVVFRNPQTGELLREMQFEDTFEKVGDYYVMTKQVIHANEQGQKTTTEFNYANVKLLEPAAV, encoded by the coding sequence ATGACTGAGCAAGCAAATGCTCGTGACTTGTTTCGGGCTGCCTACGAAAACCGCTACACCTGGGATACTAATTTCCCAGGATATAGTGCTGATGTAGAACTCAAGCAAGGTGATGAAGTCTACAAAGGCAAAATTCGCATCAACAGCGACATGACTGTTGAAGTTACCGGCATCGAAGACGAAACGGTGCAAGAGAGCATCTATACTCAGCTCAGGGATATTGTCACCCACCGCAAGCGGGGGTCTTTTGACAAAGCTCACGGCAAGAACGAATTTAACCTGGGGGAAACGGACGCCAGCGGCGCTACGGAAATTCTGGTTAAAGGCGATGCGATGGGATCTAACTACAAAATCCGAGGCACTGAAATTTGCCAGGTGAGTCGGGTAATGGGTCGAATGGCATTTGTCATCGATACCGCTGAAAGTTTAGACACCGGAGAAGGCTACGCCGCCAGTCGCTACGATGTTGTCTTCCGGAATCCTCAGACAGGTGAATTGCTCAGAGAAATGCAATTTGAGGATACCTTCGAGAAAGTCGGCGATTACTACGTGATGACCAAGCAGGTAATTCACGCGAATGAGCAAGGTCAAAAAACGACCACCGAGTTCAACTACGCGAACGTCAAGTTACTGGAACCAGCAGCGGTATAG
- a CDS encoding glycoside hydrolase → MPHPLYISFIWHQHQPLYKSRAVNQYRLPWVRLHGTKDYLDLVLLLARYPKLHQTVNLVPSLILQLEDYVAGTAMDPYLAAALTPEQQLSDEQKRFIIEHFFDANHHTLIDPHPRYGELYGQRQEKGEEWCWTNWNPQDYSDLLAWHNLAWIDPLFWDDPEIEGWLKQGRNFTLSDRQRIFSKQREILSRIIPQHRQMQEAGQLEVSTTPYTHPILPLLNDTNSGRVAVPNMTLPKQRFQWAEDIPRHLQKAWDMYKDRFGQEPRGLWPSEQSVSPEILPYIAKQGYKWICSDEAVLGWSKKQFFHRDGAGNVYEPELLYQPYRLQTEFGDLAIVFRDHRLSDLIGFTYGAMEPRRAAADLVGHLEAIARTLKHRQKGGGTALEQPWLVNIALDGENCWEHYHLDGKPFLEALYQTLSDHSELKLVTVSEFLDQFPPKATIPAEQLHSGSWVDGSFTTWIGDPAKNRAWDLLEDARKVLASHPEATEENNPEVWEALYAAEGSDWFWWFGEGHSSNQDAMFDQLFREHLCAIYQALNEPIPSNLRQPVEAHEARGDHRPQGFIHPTIDGLGDEQDWDRAGRIDVGGSRGTMHKSSAIQRLWYGVDHLNFYLRLDFQTGIQPGKGCPPELHLLWFYPNQTMHNSPIPLENLPDEAPLNYLFHHHLGINLLTHTIEFEEAGEHLKWHPRFSRAQVGLNKCLEVAVPWADLQIGPDFPLRMVAILADGERFSSYVPENALIPIDVP, encoded by the coding sequence ATGCCCCATCCTCTCTATATCTCTTTCATCTGGCATCAACATCAACCTCTGTACAAAAGCCGCGCAGTCAACCAGTATCGTTTGCCGTGGGTGCGGCTGCATGGGACGAAAGATTACCTAGATTTAGTGCTGCTGCTGGCTCGTTATCCGAAGCTGCATCAAACGGTTAATCTCGTGCCATCTTTGATTTTGCAGTTAGAGGATTATGTTGCTGGCACGGCGATGGACCCGTACTTAGCAGCAGCTTTGACGCCAGAACAGCAACTGAGTGATGAACAAAAAAGATTTATTATTGAGCATTTTTTTGATGCCAATCACCATACTTTAATTGACCCTCATCCTCGCTACGGAGAACTGTACGGGCAACGTCAAGAAAAGGGGGAAGAATGGTGTTGGACAAATTGGAATCCGCAAGATTACAGCGATTTGCTCGCTTGGCATAATCTGGCGTGGATCGATCCTTTGTTTTGGGACGATCCAGAGATTGAGGGCTGGTTGAAGCAGGGAAGAAACTTTACTTTAAGCGATCGCCAGCGAATTTTCTCTAAACAACGAGAAATCTTGAGTCGCATCATTCCGCAGCACCGGCAGATGCAAGAAGCGGGGCAACTGGAAGTATCGACAACGCCCTACACACACCCAATTTTGCCCTTACTGAACGATACCAACTCCGGTCGGGTGGCGGTGCCCAACATGACCTTGCCGAAGCAGCGCTTCCAGTGGGCTGAAGATATCCCCAGACATCTCCAAAAAGCTTGGGATATGTATAAAGATCGGTTTGGGCAAGAACCGCGTGGTTTGTGGCCTTCAGAACAATCGGTCAGCCCCGAAATTTTGCCTTATATCGCCAAGCAAGGATATAAGTGGATCTGCTCCGATGAAGCCGTCTTAGGTTGGTCTAAGAAGCAATTTTTCCATCGAGACGGCGCGGGGAATGTCTACGAACCCGAATTACTGTATCAACCTTATCGGCTGCAAACCGAGTTCGGCGACTTAGCGATCGTGTTTCGGGATCACCGATTATCAGATTTAATTGGCTTTACTTATGGAGCGATGGAACCGCGCCGCGCCGCCGCCGACTTAGTCGGGCATTTGGAAGCGATCGCTCGCACCCTGAAACACCGCCAGAAAGGAGGCGGTACAGCCCTAGAACAACCGTGGCTGGTCAACATTGCCCTTGATGGCGAAAACTGTTGGGAACACTACCATCTGGATGGTAAGCCCTTCTTAGAAGCTCTTTATCAAACGCTGAGCGACCACTCAGAGCTGAAATTGGTCACGGTTTCGGAATTTCTAGACCAGTTCCCTCCCAAGGCAACCATCCCCGCCGAGCAGCTGCACAGCGGCTCTTGGGTCGATGGCAGCTTTACAACTTGGATTGGCGATCCCGCCAAAAATCGCGCCTGGGATCTCTTAGAAGATGCGCGGAAAGTCTTGGCTAGCCATCCAGAAGCAACCGAGGAAAACAATCCAGAAGTTTGGGAAGCTTTGTACGCCGCAGAAGGTTCCGATTGGTTCTGGTGGTTTGGCGAAGGTCATTCCTCAAACCAAGATGCCATGTTCGACCAGCTGTTCCGGGAACACCTGTGTGCGATTTACCAAGCTTTAAATGAGCCGATCCCGTCGAACTTGCGCCAACCCGTAGAAGCTCACGAAGCGCGGGGAGACCATCGACCCCAAGGCTTTATTCATCCCACCATCGATGGACTGGGTGACGAACAGGATTGGGATCGCGCTGGTCGGATTGATGTGGGCGGATCGCGGGGTACGATGCACAAGAGCAGTGCCATTCAGCGTCTTTGGTACGGCGTGGATCACCTTAACTTCTATCTACGGCTGGACTTCCAGACCGGCATTCAACCGGGTAAAGGCTGTCCGCCAGAGTTGCATTTGCTGTGGTTCTATCCCAACCAAACGATGCACAATAGCCCCATTCCGCTGGAAAATTTACCTGACGAAGCGCCACTGAACTATCTGTTCCACCACCATTTAGGGATTAACTTACTGACTCACACGATTGAGTTTGAGGAGGCTGGGGAACATCTCAAGTGGCATCCTCGGTTTAGCCGCGCTCAAGTGGGTTTAAATAAGTGTTTGGAAGTGGCAGTTCCTTGGGCAGATTTGCAAATTGGGCCAGATTTTCCGCTGCGGATGGTAGCTATCTTAGCGGATGGCGAACGGTTTAGTAGCTATGTGCCTGAAAATGCCTTGATTCCGATTGATGTTCCTTAA